One genomic window of Halorubrum hochsteinianum includes the following:
- a CDS encoding histidine kinase N-terminal 7TM domain-containing protein translates to MAWQPTPYTVPLLVAAVASFAFTVYAVANRSRGGHALLWSFVGVAGTAGVWSLAYAAQLSATSLPTTLFLNRFVWLGTAGLAVAWPAFVLSYVDRTAWLGRRRFALFWIVPVAAVAAVWTVGVDPLFYADPSLVDAGGYRVLDYDPTPALLGFVGYTYAVNLFTFAVLGYAAAARDGVFRRQASALFVAGVAPLALGAAGIAGMIGPETGLVDFTPVAFSGTSALLAWVVFRYRLLDVSPIARDAVFANLSDGVIVCDADGRVVDRNDPARSLFPNAELGVHAEEAFDDVPSVAEAVADGTADEEFRVTVHGSGAPRFLTVDVHGITAPGTARSGTVLLFRDVTERETLQRRYRALIEKSPNVIAVCGDDGLVRYVSPSIARLLGHEANEVEGRPVIDLVHPEDQREAQEAFERAFDSDEPVSLSHRIACADGSWRQFETVIERLFEDAGEVVITATDVTEARRYEQRLQVLNRVLRHDLKNDTNVIGGYADLLRDHVDEEGDPYLDVIDRKVKTLTHLSDQAREIDVALHSDAGRSEIDLSALVDRLCDSLESSFPHATVTVSVPESAVVSADELLESAVRNVLENAVVHNDRDDPHVEATVVADGDRFRVDVADDGPGIPPIERAVFSEARETALEHASGLGLWLVHWIVTESGGDLEIDTREPTGTVVRMWLPRAAERGD, encoded by the coding sequence ATGGCGTGGCAACCGACGCCGTACACGGTCCCGCTGCTCGTCGCGGCGGTCGCGTCCTTCGCGTTCACCGTGTACGCGGTCGCCAACCGCTCTCGCGGCGGTCACGCCCTCCTGTGGAGCTTCGTCGGCGTCGCGGGCACCGCCGGCGTCTGGTCGCTCGCGTACGCGGCACAGCTGTCGGCGACCTCGCTCCCGACCACGCTGTTCCTCAACCGCTTCGTCTGGCTCGGCACCGCCGGGCTGGCTGTCGCGTGGCCGGCGTTCGTCCTCTCGTACGTCGACAGGACGGCGTGGCTCGGTCGCCGCCGCTTCGCGCTCTTCTGGATCGTCCCCGTCGCCGCCGTCGCCGCGGTCTGGACCGTCGGCGTCGACCCGCTGTTCTACGCCGATCCGTCGCTCGTCGACGCCGGCGGCTACCGCGTCCTCGACTACGATCCGACGCCCGCGCTGCTCGGGTTCGTCGGCTACACCTACGCGGTCAACCTGTTCACCTTCGCCGTCCTCGGCTACGCCGCCGCCGCCCGCGACGGCGTGTTCCGCCGGCAGGCCAGCGCCCTCTTCGTCGCCGGCGTCGCGCCGCTGGCGCTCGGCGCGGCCGGCATCGCCGGTATGATCGGCCCGGAGACCGGCCTCGTCGACTTCACTCCCGTCGCGTTCAGCGGGACCTCCGCGCTCCTTGCGTGGGTCGTGTTCCGGTACCGGCTGCTCGACGTCTCGCCCATCGCCCGCGACGCGGTGTTCGCGAACCTCTCCGACGGCGTCATCGTCTGCGACGCCGACGGCCGCGTGGTCGACCGCAACGACCCCGCCCGGTCGCTGTTCCCCAACGCCGAACTCGGCGTCCACGCCGAGGAGGCGTTCGACGACGTGCCCTCGGTCGCCGAGGCCGTCGCTGACGGGACCGCCGACGAGGAGTTCCGCGTGACGGTCCACGGGAGCGGCGCGCCGCGGTTCCTGACCGTCGACGTCCACGGCATCACCGCCCCGGGAACGGCCCGCAGCGGGACCGTCCTCCTGTTCCGCGACGTCACCGAGCGGGAGACGCTCCAGCGGCGCTACCGCGCGCTCATCGAGAAGTCGCCGAACGTGATCGCCGTCTGCGGCGACGACGGACTGGTCCGGTACGTGAGCCCGTCGATAGCGCGCCTGCTCGGCCACGAGGCGAACGAAGTCGAGGGCCGGCCGGTCATCGACCTGGTCCACCCCGAGGACCAGCGGGAGGCGCAGGAGGCGTTCGAGCGCGCCTTCGACAGCGACGAGCCGGTGTCGCTCTCACACCGGATCGCCTGCGCGGACGGCAGTTGGCGGCAGTTCGAGACGGTGATCGAGCGGCTGTTCGAGGACGCGGGCGAGGTCGTCATCACCGCCACCGACGTCACCGAGGCCCGGCGGTACGAACAGCGCCTCCAGGTCCTCAACCGCGTCCTGCGGCACGACCTGAAGAACGACACCAACGTTATCGGCGGATACGCGGACCTGCTCCGGGACCACGTCGACGAGGAGGGCGACCCGTACCTCGACGTCATCGACCGGAAGGTGAAGACGCTGACCCACCTCAGCGATCAGGCCCGCGAGATCGACGTCGCGCTCCACAGCGACGCGGGCCGGAGCGAGATCGACCTGTCCGCGCTCGTCGACCGGCTCTGCGACTCGCTGGAGTCGTCGTTCCCCCACGCCACGGTGACGGTCTCCGTCCCGGAGTCGGCAGTCGTCTCCGCCGACGAGCTCTTAGAGTCCGCGGTCCGCAACGTCCTGGAGAACGCCGTCGTCCACAACGACCGCGACGACCCGCACGTTGAGGCGACCGTCGTCGCCGACGGCGACCGGTTCCGGGTCGACGTGGCCGACGACGGCCCGGGAATCCCGCCCATCGAGCGGGCCGTGTTCTCGGAGGCCCGGGAGACGGCGCTCGAACACGCGAGCGGGCTCGGGCTCTGGCTCGTCCACTGGATCGTCACGGAGTCGGGCGGAGACCTCGAGATCGACACCCGGGAGCCGACCGGCACGGTGGTGCGGATGTGGCTCCCGCGAGCGGCCGAGAGAGGCGACTGA
- a CDS encoding CGCGG family rSAM-modified RiPP protein, which translates to MSNTPSGHDHEHDHGADPVTDHVHENSWSANLEGPEHAEDRDLLVRQAIEAVEHTTAGNHVNLVTHGDHGHPEEYLFEALESAFGDDVDAEYVEQCGCGGHVVRVEV; encoded by the coding sequence ATGTCGAACACACCATCAGGACACGATCACGAACACGACCACGGCGCGGACCCGGTGACGGATCACGTCCACGAGAACTCGTGGTCCGCGAACCTCGAAGGCCCGGAACACGCCGAGGACCGCGACCTGCTCGTCCGGCAGGCGATCGAGGCGGTCGAGCACACGACCGCCGGCAACCACGTCAACCTCGTCACGCACGGCGACCACGGCCACCCGGAGGAGTACCTCTTCGAGGCGCTGGAGTCGGCGTTCGGCGACGATGTCGACGCGGAGTACGTCGAGCAGTGCGGCTGCGGCGGCCACGTCGTCCGCGTCGAGGTGTAG
- a CDS encoding DUF2249 domain-containing protein, which translates to MSADPFDDADEHLDAREIDGEPFGDIMAALDGLDDGESLCLVNSFEPVPLYDVLAERGFTHETANPTEDEWYVEITPA; encoded by the coding sequence ATGAGCGCCGACCCATTCGACGACGCGGACGAGCACTTGGACGCCCGCGAGATCGACGGCGAACCGTTCGGCGACATCATGGCCGCGCTCGACGGGCTCGATGACGGGGAGTCGCTCTGTCTGGTGAACAGCTTCGAGCCGGTCCCGCTGTACGACGTGCTGGCCGAGCGGGGGTTCACCCACGAGACGGCGAACCCGACCGAAGACGAGTGGTACGTCGAGATCACGCCCGCCTGA
- the map gene encoding type II methionyl aminopeptidase encodes MSHGSLDADAVESYREAGAVLVEAMNEAREMVEPGRTHLEVAEWTEDFVREQGAGLAFPVNISVDPEASHATPSRDDETEFGEEMVCLDVGVHVDGYIADAAVTVDHSGTPELVEAAEMALEAALDEAGPGVEVGVVGKAIEDVIRGYGYTPVLNLSGHGVQRYDAHTGPTVPNRGVDRSVELEPGQAVAIEPFATDGRGKVGEGTDEEIFEQQGSASVRDRRARQALDEIEAFDDLPFAARWLESDRAEMSLRRLKQANAIKGYPVLKEDDDALVSQAEHTLLITEDGVEVTTAGIHGFDD; translated from the coding sequence ATGAGTCACGGATCCCTCGACGCGGACGCGGTCGAGAGCTACCGCGAGGCCGGCGCGGTGCTGGTAGAAGCGATGAACGAGGCCCGCGAGATGGTCGAGCCGGGCCGAACCCACCTCGAAGTGGCCGAGTGGACGGAGGACTTCGTCCGCGAGCAGGGTGCGGGCCTCGCGTTCCCGGTGAACATCAGCGTCGACCCCGAGGCGTCGCACGCGACGCCGAGCCGCGACGACGAGACGGAGTTCGGCGAGGAGATGGTGTGCCTCGACGTGGGGGTCCACGTCGACGGGTACATCGCCGACGCGGCGGTGACGGTCGACCACAGCGGGACCCCCGAACTCGTCGAGGCCGCGGAGATGGCGCTGGAAGCCGCGCTCGACGAGGCCGGACCCGGCGTCGAGGTCGGCGTCGTCGGGAAAGCGATCGAGGACGTGATCCGCGGGTACGGCTACACGCCCGTCCTCAACCTCTCCGGCCACGGCGTCCAGCGGTACGACGCCCACACCGGACCGACGGTGCCGAACCGCGGCGTCGACCGCTCGGTCGAACTTGAGCCGGGGCAGGCGGTCGCGATCGAGCCGTTCGCCACCGACGGCCGCGGGAAGGTCGGCGAGGGGACCGACGAGGAGATCTTCGAACAGCAGGGCTCGGCGAGCGTGCGCGACCGGCGCGCCCGGCAGGCGCTCGACGAGATCGAGGCGTTCGACGACCTCCCCTTCGCCGCCCGCTGGCTGGAGTCGGACCGCGCCGAGATGTCGCTCCGCCGCCTGAAGCAGGCGAACGCGATCAAGGGCTACCCCGTGCTGAAGGAGGACGACGACGCCTTAGTCAGTCAGGCGGAACACACCCTCCTGATAACCGAGGACGGCGTCGAGGTGACGACCGCGGGGATCCACGGCTTCGACGACTGA
- a CDS encoding HIT family protein, whose translation MDRIFAPWRIEWVERDADPIDGCPFCVLPEREDAREARIVARTERNYVLLNNAPYNPGHAMVIPDEHVEDPTDLDDATLLDHARLKAATLAALRRDLDPDGVNTGQNLGGDAAGGSIDHLHTHVVPRWSGDTNFMPVTGDTKVIVEAIERTYDHLHAGFAADENAVDPGDAEGGDAVELDFGV comes from the coding sequence ATGGACCGGATCTTCGCGCCGTGGCGGATCGAGTGGGTCGAGCGCGACGCCGACCCGATCGACGGCTGCCCGTTCTGCGTGCTACCGGAGCGCGAGGACGCCCGCGAGGCCCGGATCGTCGCCCGCACCGAGCGCAACTACGTCCTACTAAACAACGCGCCGTACAACCCCGGCCACGCGATGGTGATCCCGGACGAGCACGTGGAGGACCCGACCGACCTCGACGACGCGACCCTGCTCGATCACGCGAGGCTGAAGGCGGCGACGCTCGCGGCGCTGCGCCGCGACCTCGACCCCGACGGCGTCAACACCGGGCAGAACCTCGGCGGCGACGCCGCGGGCGGCTCGATCGACCACCTCCACACCCACGTCGTCCCGCGGTGGAGCGGCGACACGAACTTCATGCCCGTCACCGGCGACACGAAGGTGATCGTGGAGGCGATAGAGCGCACCTACGACCACCTCCACGCCGGGTTCGCGGCCGACGAGAACGCGGTCGATCCGGGCGACGCCGAGGGGGGCGACGCCGTCGAACTCGACTTCGGCGTCTGA
- a CDS encoding phosphate ABC transporter ATP-binding protein translates to MLRATDVSVAYGDETVFRDLSVEVEAGEVLAVIGPSGVGKTTLLRLLALAAEPDGGRVALDGVDPWARSASERLALRRRVGMVFQEASLFDASVARNVEYGLRVRRSWTDRLGSLFGRGVPDAVREALDVVGLADETRRHADSLSGGEAQRVSFARALAYEPDALLLDEPTSDLDPRNTAVIEEAIGEARDRGIGVALATHDMHQAERVADRVAVLLDDGITEMGPTEVVFEDPANERTRKFISGELVY, encoded by the coding sequence ATGCTCCGAGCGACCGACGTCTCTGTGGCGTACGGCGACGAGACAGTCTTCCGGGACCTCTCGGTCGAGGTCGAGGCCGGCGAGGTGCTCGCGGTCATCGGGCCGTCCGGGGTCGGCAAGACGACGCTGCTCCGCCTGCTCGCGCTCGCCGCGGAGCCGGACGGGGGGCGCGTCGCGCTCGACGGGGTCGACCCGTGGGCGCGCTCCGCGTCCGAGCGGCTCGCCCTGCGCCGGCGCGTCGGCATGGTGTTCCAGGAGGCGAGCCTCTTCGACGCCTCGGTCGCGCGAAACGTCGAGTACGGGCTCCGGGTCCGCCGGTCGTGGACGGACCGGCTCGGGTCGCTGTTCGGGCGCGGCGTCCCGGACGCGGTCCGCGAGGCCCTCGACGTGGTCGGGCTGGCGGACGAGACGCGCCGCCACGCCGACTCGCTCTCGGGGGGCGAGGCCCAGCGCGTCTCCTTCGCCCGGGCGCTGGCGTACGAGCCGGACGCCCTGCTGCTCGACGAGCCGACCTCCGACCTCGACCCGCGCAACACCGCGGTGATCGAGGAGGCGATCGGCGAGGCGCGAGACCGGGGGATCGGCGTCGCGCTCGCGACCCACGACATGCATCAGGCCGAGCGCGTCGCGGACCGCGTCGCCGTGCTGCTCGACGACGGGATCACGGAGATGGGGCCGACCGAGGTCGTCTTCGAGGACCCGGCGAACGAGCGCACCCGCAAGTTCATCTCGGGCGAGTTGGTGTACTGA
- a CDS encoding ABC transporter permease, producing the protein MSVSLAAIPQLAPALLDLPFRDGYVWSVIYVSLYVSVTAVALSTLVSVPVAVAIGFADFPGKGFVKSVVNTGMGFPSVVVGLVVLFAVSNQGPLGSLNLVFTREAMIMSQFVLATPPITAITLAAVDGVDRGVRDAARALGGTRIDAALVVLKEARYGIATAVLAGFGRAVSEVGSVLIVGGNITGADGVSKTRTLTTAIQLEARQGQYETAMILGAVLVALVLTVNAVVVHFGDGGVNA; encoded by the coding sequence GTGAGCGTGTCCCTCGCGGCGATCCCGCAGCTGGCACCGGCGCTCCTCGATCTCCCGTTCAGGGACGGGTACGTCTGGAGCGTCATTTACGTCTCGCTGTACGTGAGCGTCACCGCCGTCGCCCTGAGCACGCTCGTCAGCGTGCCGGTCGCGGTCGCGATCGGGTTCGCCGACTTCCCCGGGAAGGGGTTCGTGAAGTCGGTCGTCAACACGGGGATGGGGTTCCCGAGCGTCGTGGTCGGGCTGGTCGTCCTCTTCGCCGTCTCGAACCAGGGGCCGCTCGGGTCGCTGAACCTCGTGTTCACCCGCGAGGCGATGATCATGTCGCAGTTCGTGCTCGCGACGCCGCCGATCACGGCGATCACGCTCGCCGCCGTCGACGGGGTCGATCGCGGCGTCCGCGACGCGGCGCGCGCGCTCGGCGGGACGCGGATCGACGCGGCGCTCGTCGTCCTCAAGGAGGCGCGCTACGGGATCGCCACGGCGGTGCTGGCCGGGTTCGGCCGGGCGGTCAGCGAGGTCGGGTCCGTCCTCATCGTCGGCGGCAACATCACCGGCGCGGACGGGGTCTCGAAGACCCGCACCCTGACGACCGCCATCCAGCTGGAGGCGCGACAGGGCCAGTACGAGACCGCCATGATCCTCGGCGCGGTGCTCGTCGCGCTCGTGTTGACCGTCAACGCGGTCGTCGTCCACTTCGGCGACGGCGGGGTGAACGCCTGA
- a CDS encoding substrate-binding domain-containing protein, producing the protein MPIQRRAFVAALGTAAVASTAGCSSLGGDDSGAGVAGETLTLTTTTSTYDTGLLDEIHADFEDMYGVSVDAVAQGTGAALESARNGDADVVMVHARGLEDEFLRNGYGVNRRDLMFNDFVIVGPESDPAGIQGMSSATEALTTIADAGASFVSRGDNSGTHTKELNLWDAAGIDPGGDWYQETGSGMGEALNIATQQGAYTLSDRGTFISQRSEIDLTVLVQGPIEGGPEILANPYGVMAVNPGVHDGVNYDLAMAYIGWITSPGVQESISEYRVDGEQLFFPRAVSEDPDFQQYVPEGWSGDSNDE; encoded by the coding sequence ATGCCGATACAACGACGAGCGTTCGTGGCGGCGCTGGGAACGGCTGCGGTGGCGAGTACCGCCGGCTGTTCGTCGCTGGGGGGCGACGACTCGGGGGCCGGCGTCGCGGGCGAGACGCTCACGCTCACGACGACGACGAGCACCTACGACACCGGGCTCCTCGACGAGATCCACGCGGACTTCGAGGACATGTACGGTGTCAGCGTCGACGCCGTCGCACAGGGGACCGGCGCGGCCCTCGAATCGGCCCGCAACGGCGACGCCGACGTGGTGATGGTCCACGCCCGCGGGCTCGAAGACGAGTTCCTTCGCAACGGGTACGGCGTCAACCGCCGCGACCTGATGTTCAACGACTTCGTGATCGTCGGCCCCGAGAGCGACCCGGCCGGGATTCAGGGGATGAGTTCGGCGACGGAGGCGCTCACGACGATCGCCGACGCGGGGGCGTCGTTCGTCTCGCGCGGCGACAACTCCGGGACCCACACGAAGGAGTTGAACCTCTGGGACGCCGCCGGGATCGACCCCGGCGGCGACTGGTATCAGGAGACCGGCAGCGGGATGGGCGAGGCGCTGAACATCGCCACCCAGCAGGGCGCGTACACGCTCTCCGATCGCGGGACGTTCATCTCGCAGCGTTCGGAGATCGACCTGACGGTCCTCGTTCAGGGACCGATCGAGGGCGGACCGGAGATCCTCGCGAACCCCTACGGGGTCATGGCGGTGAACCCCGGCGTCCACGACGGCGTCAACTACGACCTCGCGATGGCGTACATCGGCTGGATCACGAGCCCGGGCGTTCAGGAGTCGATCTCGGAGTACCGGGTGGACGGCGAGCAGTTGTTCTTCCCCAGAGCAGTCTCGGAGGATCCGGACTTCCAGCAGTACGTACCGGAAGGCTGGAGTGGGGACTCCAACGACGAGTGA
- a CDS encoding transcriptional regulator, ModE family protein, with protein sequence MDETSDPSPAAAAGRGRAALIEDGVEFDGRDAALLRAVDAAGSVAGAASELGRSRARALSRIETLEGAYGTLVERRRGGEGGGGSRLAAPGRRLLNRYDRLQAVLAATAAVPETVLDGTVAAVDGELAVVDTAVGELSGLHGGAGDGDGGDGRDAGMIPGDAVQVRIGADAVTVNDAADAVDPDATSARNRLAGRVRAIEPGETVSAVRIAVDGDGDEADVATGGDEATGGDEADEATGGDEADEATGGDDADDGAVMAALITAESVERLGLAAGAPVSIRWKATATRLVPQTE encoded by the coding sequence ATGGACGAGACGAGCGACCCGAGTCCGGCCGCCGCCGCGGGCCGCGGCCGCGCCGCGCTCATCGAGGACGGCGTCGAGTTCGACGGCCGCGACGCGGCGCTCCTGCGCGCGGTCGACGCGGCGGGGTCGGTCGCGGGCGCGGCCTCGGAACTCGGTCGCTCCCGCGCCCGCGCCCTCTCGCGGATCGAGACGCTGGAGGGGGCCTACGGCACGCTCGTCGAGCGGCGGCGCGGCGGCGAGGGGGGCGGCGGGAGCCGGCTCGCCGCCCCGGGACGCCGCCTCCTCAACCGCTACGACCGGCTCCAGGCCGTCCTCGCGGCGACCGCGGCCGTGCCGGAGACGGTCCTCGACGGTACCGTCGCCGCCGTCGACGGGGAGCTGGCGGTCGTCGACACCGCGGTCGGCGAACTGTCGGGCCTCCACGGCGGCGCGGGCGACGGGGACGGCGGAGATGGGCGGGACGCCGGGATGATCCCCGGCGACGCGGTCCAAGTCCGGATCGGTGCCGACGCCGTCACCGTCAACGACGCGGCCGACGCGGTCGACCCCGACGCGACGAGCGCCCGGAACCGCCTCGCCGGACGGGTCCGAGCGATCGAGCCGGGCGAGACGGTGTCAGCGGTCCGGATCGCGGTGGACGGGGACGGCGACGAGGCGGACGTGGCGACTGGCGGTGACGAGGCGACTGGCGGTGACGAGGCGGACGAGGCGACTGGCGGTGACGAGGCGGACGAGGCGACTGGTGGCGACGACGCGGACGACGGTGCCGTGATGGCCGCGCTGATCACCGCCGAGAGCGTCGAGCGGCTCGGTCTCGCCGCCGGCGCTCCGGTCTCGATCCGATGGAAGGCGACGGCGACCCGACTGGTGCCGCAGACCGAGTGA
- a CDS encoding tryptophan--tRNA ligase, with amino-acid sequence MDEDTPEGAAPGDRGAALADGGTERADEPTEDVALDPWGSASVGDYADLFEEFGIEAFDDVADGVPDPHYLMRRGVIFGHREYDAVAEAMANDEPFAALSGFMPTGDPHIGHKLVFDEIIWHQEQGGDAFGLIADLEAHSARGMSWGEIDEHARNYLLSLLALGFDADEGEIYRQSDNRAVQDLGFELGSKANFSEFEAIYGFDGETNISHMQSVVTQTADILYPQLVDEPKPTVIPVGPDQDPHVRLTRDLATRVRYFKVTEAFASFELDDDERQLVRAAYDALAADDAAGGTDGDGEGETDVRCEDAAEWLADYEPPESDRESVDLAAAKASALDKLEAGGKEPLRPRVRFFDRNATDEAFEALIEAVEGEKRVFEGHVDAFNLTRDEAESVAREVEIDHDGFGFRQPSSIYHRFMTGLTGGKMSSSIPASHISLLDDPEDGYDKVKAATTGGRDTAEEQRELGGEADECPVYELYAYLLAGDDDELTKEVYSECVNGERLCGGCKEQAAELMREFLEDHQEKRAEAEELLADLDIDLDSDRRGTGGEH; translated from the coding sequence ATGGACGAGGACACCCCCGAGGGGGCCGCTCCGGGAGACCGGGGCGCAGCCCTCGCCGACGGCGGGACCGAGCGCGCGGACGAGCCGACCGAGGACGTCGCGCTCGACCCGTGGGGGTCGGCGTCGGTCGGCGACTACGCGGACCTCTTCGAGGAGTTCGGTATCGAGGCGTTCGACGACGTGGCCGACGGCGTGCCGGACCCGCACTACCTGATGCGTCGCGGCGTCATCTTCGGGCACCGCGAGTACGACGCGGTCGCGGAGGCGATGGCGAACGACGAGCCGTTCGCCGCGCTCTCCGGGTTCATGCCCACCGGCGACCCGCACATCGGCCACAAGCTCGTGTTCGACGAGATCATCTGGCATCAGGAGCAGGGCGGCGACGCGTTCGGGCTGATCGCCGACCTCGAAGCCCACTCGGCGCGGGGGATGTCGTGGGGCGAGATCGACGAGCACGCGCGCAACTACCTCCTGAGTCTCCTCGCGCTCGGCTTCGACGCCGACGAGGGGGAGATCTACCGCCAGTCCGACAACCGCGCGGTCCAGGACCTCGGGTTCGAACTCGGCTCGAAGGCGAACTTCTCGGAGTTCGAGGCGATCTACGGCTTCGACGGCGAGACGAACATCTCGCACATGCAGAGCGTCGTCACCCAGACGGCGGACATCCTCTACCCCCAGCTCGTCGACGAGCCGAAACCCACGGTCATTCCGGTCGGCCCCGATCAGGACCCCCACGTCCGGCTCACCCGCGATCTGGCGACCCGCGTGCGCTACTTCAAGGTGACCGAGGCGTTCGCCTCCTTCGAGCTGGACGACGACGAGCGACAGCTGGTGCGGGCAGCCTACGACGCGCTCGCGGCGGACGATGCGGCCGGCGGAACCGACGGCGACGGGGAGGGCGAGACCGACGTGCGCTGCGAGGACGCGGCCGAGTGGCTCGCGGACTACGAGCCGCCGGAGAGCGACCGCGAGAGCGTCGACCTCGCGGCCGCGAAGGCGTCCGCGCTCGACAAGCTCGAAGCCGGCGGGAAGGAGCCGCTCCGCCCCCGGGTGCGCTTCTTCGACCGCAACGCCACCGACGAGGCGTTCGAGGCGCTCATCGAGGCCGTCGAGGGCGAAAAGCGCGTGTTCGAGGGCCACGTCGACGCGTTCAACCTCACCCGCGACGAGGCCGAATCGGTCGCGCGGGAGGTCGAGATCGACCACGACGGGTTCGGCTTCCGGCAGCCCTCCTCGATCTACCACCGGTTCATGACCGGGCTCACGGGCGGGAAGATGTCCTCGTCGATCCCGGCGAGCCACATCTCGCTGCTCGACGACCCCGAGGACGGCTACGACAAGGTGAAGGCCGCCACGACGGGCGGCCGCGACACCGCCGAAGAGCAGCGCGAACTCGGCGGCGAGGCCGACGAGTGCCCGGTCTACGAGCTGTACGCCTACCTGCTGGCGGGCGACGACGACGAACTCACCAAAGAAGTCTACTCCGAGTGCGTCAACGGCGAGCGGCTCTGTGGCGGCTGTAAGGAGCAGGCCGCGGAGCTCATGCGCGAGTTCCTCGAAGATCATCAGGAGAAGCGCGCGGAGGCCGAGGAACTGCTCGCCGACCTCGACATCGACCTGGACTCGGACCGGCGCGGCACCGGCGGCGAGCACTGA
- a CDS encoding DUF5518 domain-containing protein, whose translation MDTENTLLNAVVGAVASVLLSVTGIGPLLGGAVAGYLNDDGSGDTDGGLRVGALSGFIASIPIAAILLVGLVLLPLLGFFPIPLELGLAFGGVFVLGAIAVAGGVAYTVVLSALGGLLGVYLKEEL comes from the coding sequence ATGGACACCGAAAACACCCTCCTCAACGCGGTCGTCGGCGCGGTCGCGTCGGTCCTGCTCTCCGTTACCGGTATCGGCCCGCTCCTCGGCGGGGCGGTCGCCGGCTACTTGAACGACGACGGTAGCGGCGACACCGACGGCGGGCTTCGGGTCGGCGCGCTCTCCGGGTTCATCGCGTCGATCCCGATCGCCGCCATCCTGCTGGTCGGGTTGGTGCTCCTCCCGCTTTTGGGGTTCTTTCCGATCCCGCTCGAACTCGGCCTCGCGTTCGGCGGCGTCTTCGTGCTCGGTGCTATCGCCGTGGCCGGCGGCGTCGCCTACACCGTCGTGTTGAGCGCGCTCGGCGGTCTGCTCGGCGTGTACCTGAAAGAGGAGCTGTAG